A window of Bombyx mori chromosome 2, ASM3026992v2 contains these coding sequences:
- the LOC101746268 gene encoding nucleolin → MQKQVPAKGKKRKANTNLVTSEPKNVKQNSLVNSDNKNSILDPKNINKNVNKNKNKQKNQNTVNLAPILAQSNLATSTDKNNTKNDTNIKKFDNSGKNKQQQKSKPTPLAEKNVIDAGGIKIENDIKKETDSNAAKKKRRNKRKKIPAQATLLNENGMNDSSDDEDVPDKSIPQKQTQTQKPKKNVLKINNTLPVVHKTENEADVSSDDEAPPANDKKSANLPDAVQKKKKNKRKKKNAATKVEISNGNESSNNQGEKTPQQALKSKKNKQNIANGKNTEESSEDEDSSEKPQTIINQNGKAQSSNASSASSDEEPPKKDGKVKLNNKDIKTAALLKVKHEADKIDMSERYPILKDQKFVESFMNVKITNGQKGRIRQALFKQFKDIPDEQKPDLIHARIQAMIKGTIMNDSQLRRIRILYNMLKETLKKLGHKTPVVENLSKEKKQKVSKEQEKVKGPKRYVVFVGNLPVGIQKERLTHHFLDISDNIKDIRLPETPEGKKAAIAYIELDNETSYELALSKNHTMLDNRRINVQYSVQKNSKITLTEAKGKSAKLLALQKAGKLIGSVPLEQKRSQRRNKMKKMRAEAEATA, encoded by the exons ATGCAGAAACAAGTGCCTGCTAAAGGTAAAAAACGTAAAGCAAATACAAACTTAGTAACATCGGAACCTAAAAATGTGAAACAAAACTCTTTGGTTAACtctgataataaaaatagcATCTTAGAtcctaaaaatattaacaaaaacgttaataagaataaaaataaacaaaaaaatcaaaatactgTTAATTTGGCACCTATTTTAGCCCAGTCTAATCTGGCAACTTCCACAGAcaaaaataacactaaaaatgacacaaacataaaaaaatttgacaattcTGGGAAGAACAAACAACAACAGAAATCAAAACCAACTCCGCTAGCAGAAAAAAACGTTATTGATGCAGGtggaattaaaattgaaaacgacATTAAAAAAGAGACTGATTCGAATGCggctaaaaaaaaaaggagaaacAAGCGTAAAAAGATACCCGCACAAGCAACCTTGCTTAATGAAAATGGTATGAATGACTCGAGTGATGATGAAGACGTACCTGACAAAAGTATACCTCAAAAACAGACTCAGACTCAGAAACCTAAGAAAAatgtacttaaaataaataatacactgcCTGTCGTGCATAAAACTGAAAACGAAGCAGATGTGTCTAGTGACGATGAAGCCCCACCTGCAAATGACAAGAAGAGTGCCAACTTACCTGACGCAGtgcagaagaagaagaaaaataaacgCAAGAAGAAGAATGCGGCGACCAAGGTTGAAATTTCAAATGGTAATGAATCTTCAAATAACCAAGGAGAAAAAACACCTCAACAAGCACTTAAAagtaagaaaaataaacaaaacattgcaAATGGCAAAAATACTGAAGAATCCAGTGAAGATGAAGACTCCAGTGAAAAACCTCAAACGATTATAAATCAAAACGGTAAAGCACAGTCATCAAATGCATCTTCAGCGTCTAGTGATGAAGAACCACCGAAAAAGGATGGTAAAGTCAAACTGAACAATAAAGATATAAAAACGGCCGCCTTGTTGAAGGTTAAGCATGAGGCAGACAAAATAGATATGTCCGAAAGATATCCCATATTGAAAGATCAAAAGTTTGTGGAATCTTTCATGAATGTTAAAATCACTAACGGTCAGAAAG gtcgCATAAGGCAAGCCTTGTTTAAACAGTTCAAAGACATACCAGACGAACAAAAACCAGACCTAATCCATGCGAGAATTCAAGCCATGATCAAAGGAACTATCATGAATGATTCACAATTACGCAGAATTCGGATTCTATATAATATGCTGAAAGAGACACTTAAGAAGCTGGGACACAAAACTCCTGTCGTAGAAAATTTAAGTAAAGAGAAAAAGCAAAAGGTTTCCAAAGAGCAAGAGAAGGTTAAGGGGCCAAAGAGATATGTGGTGTTTGTAGGAAATCTACCAGTGGGAATTCAAAAGGAGAga CTTACACATCATTTCTTAGACATAAGTGACAACATTAAGGACATCAGATTGCCTGAAACTCCAGAAGGCAAGAAAGCTGCAATTGCCTATATCGAACTAGATAATGAAACAAGTTATgag CTGGCACTGTCAAAGAATCACACAATGTTGGACAACAGGAGAATCAACGTACAGTATTCCGTGCAGAAGAAcagtaaaataacattaaccGAAGCCAAG ggtaAATCAGCGAAACTGTTGGCCTTACAGAAAGCTGGAAAGCTTATCGGTAGCGTCCCGCTGGAGCAGAAGCGAAGTCAACGTCGTAACAAGATGAAAAAAATGCGCGCTGAAGCCGAAGCTACGGCGTGA